From the genome of Anticarsia gemmatalis isolate Benzon Research Colony breed Stoneville strain chromosome 13, ilAntGemm2 primary, whole genome shotgun sequence, one region includes:
- the LOC142977841 gene encoding uncharacterized protein LOC142977841 → MPRIYKPDPRGRKYRRYPKELIEQAVREYKESNDSLSCIAKKFDMDKSVLHRHSIKNMKSQGGQTVLSKETELEFIKYINICAEWGYPLELYDLRLLVKNYLDNLGVTEKRFKDNMPGLEFARSFLKRHSDKITQRVSQNIKRNRAAVSADVIKDYFEHLKISIKDVPIENIVNYDETNLTDDPGRKKIIAKRGTKYPERVMNHSKASVSIMMACTAVGEIIPPYVVYKAQNLFDTWTKSGPKGVRYNRSQSGWFDANIFHDWVTTMIFPFFENKPGKKLLIGDNLSSHLSIELIKKCKEKDIHFIFLPANSTHLTQPLDVAFFRPMKIAWRKIIFQWKKTDGRNQSSIPKGCFPRLLGKLMDDLKENGPANVISGFRKTGINPLDPSEVLKKLPDWQDPSKPAEAVDTTVLNFLKEMRYGTINIVEPKRKKKLQIQAGKSVLCSSDEEYIESDPEYLPCSVLRENNEKQNKEVNDMVTKGKGKGKKTKVKNYPPVLEDHRVQREANSSYIKTIPTIEHTISLDEAIPSCSFNISRYDIRTLPLIFEDDLNGIGHVETIVQDENEYPNEKKSKKVEIISNVKVSDAELKKILSNKDKSTVSKKCPSRRPSYYRSDDDILKDLMALD, encoded by the coding sequence ATGCCGAGAATTTACAAGCCAGATCCTCGTGGCAGGAAGTATAGAAGGTACCCCAAAGAACTAATAGAGCAGGCTGTCCGGGAGTACAAGGAAAGTAACGATTCCTTGAGTTGCATCGCGAAAAAATTTGATATGGACAAATCTGTCCTTCACAGACAtagcattaaaaatatgaaatcacaAGGTGGCCAGACAGTCCTATCTAAAGAGACGGAATtggaattcataaaatatataaacatatgtGCTGAGTGGGGCTATCCTCTTGAACTATATGACTTGAGgttattagtaaaaaactatttagaCAATTTAGGTGTTACAGAAAAAAGGTTTAAAGATAACATGCCTGGATTAGAATTTGCCCGAAGTTTTCTAAAGAGACACAGTGACAAAATAACACAAAGGGTATCGCAGAATATTAAAAGGAATCGGGCTGCTGTTTCAGCCGATGTAATAAAAGACTATTTCGAGcacttaaaaatatctattaaagaCGTTCCGATCGAGAACATCGTCAATTACGACGAAACTAATTTAACGGATGATCCCGGCCGAAAAAAGATTATAGCTAAGAGGGGAACAAAATATCCTGAACGGGTGATGAATCACTCAAAGGCATCAGTATCCATTATGATGGCGTGTACAGCGGTAGGAGAAATTATACCCCCATATGTAGTTTATAAAGCTCAGAACTTATTTGATACGTGGACCAAGTCGGGTCCAAAAGGAGTACGCTATAATAGAAGTCAATCCGGCTGGTTTGATGCCAACATATTCCACGATTGGGTAACCACTATGATTTTTccattttttgaaaataaaccagGCAAAAAGTTACTAATAGGCGACAATCTATCATCCCACCTTTcaatagaattaataaaaaagtgtaaGGAAAAGGATATCCATTTCATTTTCTTACCTGCGAATTCTACTCACCTTACGCAACCACTCGATGTGGCCTTTTTTCGGCCTATGAAGATAGCGTGGCGAAAAATCATTTTCCAATGGAAGAAAACTGATGGCCGTAATCAATCTTCAATCCCAAAGGGTTGTTTTCCTAGATTACTGGGCAAATTAATGGACGATCTTAAAGAAAATGGTCCAGCTAATGTCATATCTGGCTTTAGGAAAACAGGGATAAATCCTTTGGACCCATcagaagtattaaaaaaattaccgGATTGGCAAGATCCATCTAAACCAGCCGAAGCTGTTGATACGACAGTATTAAATTTTTTGAAGGAAATGCGATATGGGACTATCAATATAGTAGAAcctaaaagaaagaaaaaacttCAAATTCAGGCAGGGAAAAGTGTTTTATGTTCCAGTGATGAAGAATATATTGAGTCTGACCCAGAATACTTGCCTTGTTCTGTCTTGAGAGAAAACAATGAAAAGCAAAATAAAGAAGTAAACGATATGGTCACTAAAGGCAAgggaaaaggaaaaaaaacaaaagttaaaaattacCCACCTGTACTTGAAGATCACCGTGTTCAGCGAGAAGCAAATAGTTCCTACATCAAAACCATCCCGACTATTGAACACACAATATCACTAGACGAAGCTATTCCAAGTTGTTCATTTAACATCAGCCGGTATGATATAAGAACATTGCCTTTAATTTTTGAAGATGACCTAAATGGTATAGGTCATGTTGAAACCATTGTACAAGATGAAAATGAATATCCCAATGAAAAGAAATCGAAAAAGGTTGAAATTATTTCCAATGTGAAAGTTAGTGATGCGGAATTGAAGAAAATACTGTCAAATAAAGATAAGTCAACCGTTTCAAAAAAATGCCCTTCGCGGCGGCCCAGTTACTACAGGTCTGATGATGACATCCTAAAAGATTTGATGGCTTTAGATTAG